The sequence below is a genomic window from Legionellales bacterium.
AGAGAATGGCTTGAAGCAGCAAAACAGTTAGCTCAGCATAAAAGCCATTCTCTCATCCCCACGGATACCAGCTATAAGAGCTATCGCAGTCGCTTTGACAAGGCTTGCAAGCGGGCTGGTATTGATAGCCGGCATGGTTTGCGGCACTGCTATGCGCAGCGTCGCTATAAAGAACTGACTGGCTGGGAGTCGCCAGTAAAAGGTGGTCCTAAATTGGCCGATATGAACTCAGAACAAAAACACTTGGATCGCGCTGCACGGTTACAAGTCAGCCTAGAATTAGGGCATAGCCGCCGCAACATAGTGAGTCAATACATCGGCGGAACGACATAAATATGTCGAATATATTGACATAATCTTTAACTTTGATATAATTTTAACCTTCAGTAGCAAAAGTGATAGTGCATAGGTAACGTTGAGGTACGAAGCCATGAGTAGCGAAAATAATACACAAGAGTTTGATTTATTAACACAAAAAGAAGCGGCGGCCATGATTCGCATGTCTGAGGCTTGGTTTGAGCGACAACGCTGGGAGCATAAAGGGATACCCTACATCAAAATAGGAGGGCGTGTGTTTTATGACAAGGAAGACCTGGTTAAGTGGGTTAAAAAGCAAAAAAGTAAGCCAGAGAATGGATAACTGGCAGTTGGCTTTATGGCGGCATTTAGGTTATTTAGGCTAATAATGACAAGGAAATACCCAGTAATCCTAAAGCTTAGGATTAAACCATGATAATATGTCAAATCTTAGTGACACAAATAGGACGGCAGTTTAAATTATGACTGAATGGAAGAATGATGAAGAAATAAACAGCCAAGGTCGTTGGTGGCTGTTATTTGCAATTAGCTTAATGGCACTGCTTATTAATATTGATTATACAGCAGTAAATTTAGCACTGGTTACCATTTCACGAGAATTGCATAGTTCGTTGAATACCATTCAATGGATTTTAGCTGCTTACGTGCTTGCTTGGGCTGCGGTGGTGATTCCTGCGGGGAAAATGGCTGATATCCATGGGCAGCGGCGATTTTGTATAACAGGATTACTATTATTTATAGTAAGTTCCATAATAGCAGGGCTTGCTCCGACAACGCCTGTGTTGATTATAGCGAGAATATTGCAAGGTCTAGCGGCTGCTATTTATATTCCCACGGTATATGGATTAATTATTTCTAGCTTTGCTCAAAAAGAGCGAGGCTTAACGATGGGACTGATTAGTATTGGCGTTGGGATCGGGATGGCATTAGGCCCAACCTTTGGTGGTGGCTTGTTAGCATGGTTGGGCTGGCGTTGGATATTTTATATAAATATTCCTATTGCATTATTAGCACTCTTGATTATTGCTAGGACTACGCGATATCACAAATTTACTAGAAGCCATGCTAAGTTTGATGGAATAGGCAGCATTATTTTAGGAGCGGCGGTTGTATTTTTAGTCGTTTCCTTGAGCAAGGTACATTACTTCACGTTTTCTGCATGGAATTTATCAATATTATTGTTATCAATATTGTTGATTTTAATTTTTATTTTTTGGGAAAAAGGGCGCGCATTTCCAATTATCCCACTTAGTTTATTTAAGCAGCGTTCATACTTAGGCGTTATTATCGGAATCTTTTTGGAACAATATGCGTTTTCTGCTCTTATTGTGATGCTTGCTTTATATTTGCAAAAAGTGCAAGGCTATTCCGCGTTAGAAGCCGGTATTATTTTCTTAGGCGTCAGTTTGGTATTTGGATTTATTGCTGCTTTCGGTGGTTATTGGGTAGATAAACGCGGTGTGAGGTTTCCTGCGGCTATAGGTTTTGTAACGTTATCTCTAGGATTATTGCTTTTTGTATTGCTTACTAACAAAGCACCATTATCAATGCTTATTTTCATATTACTGATTATTGGTATTGGCATGGGTGTAGCATTTGCGGCTATTCGTGCGGGACTTGTTAAGTCACTCGATAAAGAAAAAATTGGTATAGGATCAAGTTTATTTTTATTGTGCTCATTAGTTGGTAATACGCTAGGTGTTATTTTTACAACAATTATTTTCGAGGTTGTCAGTTTTTCTGATTTATTAGGCAAACTTAAAAAGCATACGGACTTGTTACCGACGCAAATTAATCAAATTCGCCAAGCAATTGGCCATGTCGGAGAAACGCATTATAGTTTTACGGCCTTTTCCCCATCATTACAGCATAAGGTTTTAGAATTATTTCCAACTGCCATTCATCATGGTGTTAATGTGGCGCTATCAATTGCAATGTTGATGGCGATATTAGCAGCAATAACTTGCTATCGATTAATAGCAAGGGAAGTATAAATTTAATGGAGGATGTTTATGTATGATAAAAGTGACGGCTTCATTCCGGTCAAGGGAGGGAAGATTTATTATGTTTTATATGGTAAAAAAAATGATAAACACGCGCCATTGATTATTGCACATGGTGGCCCAGGCTTTTCTCACGATACGCTTGAAGTTTTAGCTCCTTTATCAACGGATAGAACACTTATTTTATATGATCAGTTAGGTTGTGGACGTTCAGATAGGCCAAATGATAAATCTTTGTGGCAATTAGAGCGATATACCACAGAATTAGATGACATTGTTAAGTATTTTAATTTGAATCGTTACCATGTTTTGGGACATTCATTCGGTGGCAGTATTGTATTAGAGCATGGATTAACCCATCCCTCAAGTTTGCTGAGCATCACCTTGTCGAGTGCACTCGTTAGTGTAAAAGATTGGATTGCTGATACTAATATCAGAAAAAAAGAACTTCCAAAAGCTATACAGTTGGCGATTGAAAAACATGAAGCACAAAATACAACTGATAGCGAAGAATATAAAAATGCTATTAAAGAGTTTAACCGTCGGTTCTTATGTCGATTAGACCCTAAGCCTATCATTTATCAGAAAGCGTTAGAAAACTTCAATCTTGATATTTATGAAACTATGTGGGGGCCATCTGAGTTTAATTGTACGGGTAATCTCTCTTCATACGAAAGAGGGGATGATCTGGCTCAATTGGGTGTTCCCATATTATTATTGTGTGGTGATCAAGATGAAGTTCGCAAGGAGACTTTACAAAAATATATGAAGAATTTGCCATCATCTAGCGATATGTATGTGTTCCAGGATAGTGCGCATAATACCTATTTGGAAGTCACTGATAATTACATAGCTGTCGTGAAGCAGTTTTTAGAAAAGGTAGAGAGCGTACTGGATGAAAATTGAATCGTACAATGCAGAGATTCGCACTTGCTATTTATTGGGTTCAACAAACTTGCTTATTGCGTGTGCGGATTATTTGCTTTCCCATGCTTGGGTAATCAAGGGAGTTGTTACTCGGGATAGAGATGTCATTCAATGGGCAAATGAAAAATCGATTCAACTATATGAAAGTTCGCGTAAACGAGAGTTCTCTAGTGAACCTGTTGATTATATTTTTAGTATTATTAATGATGAAATTCTCAGTCAGTCGTTACTAGAAAAAACAAGATGTTTGAATATAAATTATCATGACAGTTTATTGCCCGATTATGCAGGTTTAAATAGCACCGCTTGGGCCATATTCAATAAGGAAGAAACCCATGGTATTAGTTGGCATGTTATTGATGATGGAATTGATACGGGACCAATTCTCATTCAAAAAACTGTCGAAATAAATTCAGTTTCTGAAACAGCGGAATCACTTAATATAAAATGTGCTTCTAAGGCAATTGAAGCATTTAAAGAATTAATTCATGAAATAGAACTATCTACTGTTACTGCACAGCAACAAGATCTATCTAAACGTACTTATTACCCTAGTAATAAAGCATTTTCAGGATTTGGTATCATAGATTGGAATTGCAAAGCAGGTCATATCGATCGAGTGTGCCGATCGTTAAATTTTGGTTCATACAATAACCGATTAACGTCTGCAAAGGTATGGTTAAAAAGAAAACTTTACGTCGTAAGTGAAGTTTTTGTTACAAAAAAAATATCTACAGTTGATCCAGGAAAAATTGCCGAAATACAAGATGAGTGTGTCTATATTGCAACTGCTGACTTTAACGTTGGAATCAAAACTATTCTTGATTTTCGCGGCCAATTAATTTGTTTTAAGGAATTGATCAATAAGTTAAATTTAGGCGTTAATGATAGTTTATCAGCGGAGGTAAGCTTATCAAAAACTTTAATCAGTAAAATTTCTAAAGCAAAGCTAGATGAGCAAATTTTTGTTGATAGATTTTCTAATTATAGCCCACCAATTCTTCCAAAAAATAATAGAGTCACGATAAATAACGATTTTCCCCTTATCAGTACTATACATTTGAATAATATTTCAGAAAATTATGATATTTTAATATCGTCTATTTTAACTTTTTTTCATAAAGCACTTTCTCAATCCGCCATATCAATTGATATTTTTAAGTGTAGAAATAATAGTGAGGAAAATATTTGCTTTTTGGGCTATACGCCGATTAATAGCGATTTTTTAAAAACCAAAAAATTAGCGGATATTGTGTCTAGTGTCGCATCTCAAATTACAAATAACCAAAAAAATATATTAAAAGATATTTTTATCAGATACAAAAAAACTATTGATATAGGGTCTAATAGAATTGCTTTTACAGACGCGGATGAAGATGACTTGTTAAGTGAATATCTCATTGTTTTTCAGTGGCGTAAGCATGACAAGCAATTAAATATTTATTTCAAGAGTGATTTAGCTGATATTGTTAATTCAGTATCATCAGGAATAGAGCATGTATTGCGGCAATATAATGCTAACAGGGAAATTTTTATTGATAAAGTTTCTATAGTTAATGATGCTGATTCTGAACGATTACTTAATGAATTCTCTGTTTCGAAGGAATCATTTAGAAAAAATGAAACCATTGTGTCTTTATTTGCAGAGCAAGTAAGGGAGAATCCAGAGGCTAATGCGGTTGTTATCGATGGAAATTCGGTTACGTATAAAGAGTTAGATCAAAAAAGCAATCAAGTTGCGTTAGTTTTAAAGCAGCAGGGTGTCAAGAAGGCTAGTATTGTGCCCGCTTACTTTGAAAGAAGTATTCATTTTATCGAGGGTATAATAGGTATACTCAAACTTGGTGCGGCATATTTTCCAATTGATTTTGAAACGCCAACAGAAAGAATTCAAGCAATCCTAGATGTCGTTGACGCAAGGATTATAGTCTCAGAAAAAAATTTAAAACAAAAAATAGATCATTTAAATGTATCATCGGTGTTTGTTGATAATCTACTGGAATCATCAGATCAATTTAATAGTCTACAATCGCCTTCAATCGATGCAAACGATTTAGCCTATGTAATTTATACCTCAGGTTCTTCGGGTAAGCCAAAAGGCGTTTGTTGTAAACATGGTAGTGTTATTAATCTGCTTGAATCATTTCAATCACTAAGGCCTCTTAAACCTGGAATGAGTGGAACACTTTGGACCTCGTTTGGCTTTGATGTGTCGATCTATGAAATCTGGTCTTGTTTGTTATATGGTTTAACACTACATATTTTGGCAGACAAACTGAGAAAAAATATAAAGGCATTGTTGCATTATCTGCATAATAATCGCATCCACTCATTATATTTGCCTGCTTATATTTTAGATGAGTTGAAGGATTTTTCTAAAGAACACCAACTAAGCTTGAAGCGACTATTAGTGGGTGTTGAGCCAATTGATAACGAAATATTATATGAAATCAGTAACAACATATCAGATATAACAGTAATTAATGGCTATGGCCCTACTGAAGCAACAGTTTGCGCGACTTTATATAAGGTTAATAATAAAGATTATAAAATCACACCTATTGGCAAGCCTATACAAAACAATATTGCATATATTCTGGATGAAAAAGTAAACCCTGTCCCAGTTGGATTTTATGGGGAACTATATTTGGGGGGTATGGGCTTGGCTGAGGGGTATTGGTCAAATGAAGACGAGAACAAGAAACGATTTATTCTTAACCCCTTTAATAATAAAGCAGCCAATAGATTATTTAGAACGGGCGATGTGGCTCGTTGGTTGGAAGATGGGAACATTGAGTTTTTTGGTAGGAGAGATGAACAATTAAAAATTCGAGGATTTAGAATTGAGCCTAGAGAAATCACAGCATGGATGAATAATTTTATTGGCATAAATTCTTCATATATTTGTGTTATAAACAATATACTGGTTGCTTATTTTGTCTCAGATGTAGAAGTTCAAGAAGAAAAATTAAAAGCGTATTTAAAGCGTTACCTTCCAGATTACATGATTCCAAATTATTTTGTATCTATTAAACATTTGCCAATGACACTAGATGGTAAAGTGAACAGAAAAGCTTTGCCAGATCCTGTTATTTCTTATCACCAAAAAAGAATAATTGTTTCACCTCGTAATGATATAGAATCAAAACTAGTAGAAATATGGAAAGATATATTAAATCAGGAGCAAATAAGCCTAGATGATGAATTTTTTTCATTAGGTGGTGATTCTATAAAGCTGATTAGAATGATTTCATTATCGGAAGATAATAAAATATTTTTTTCAATTTATGATGTTCTTAGATTGAAAACTATAAGAAAACTGGCTAAATCTGCTGATATAAAAGATGGGAGAAATAAATTATCGGTAACAGCATTCTCATTACTTGAGGCTGATGACAAAGAAAAAGTAAAATCATTGCCTGGTATAGAAGATGCTTATCCATTGTCTAATACTCAAATGGCTATGCTCTATTATGCTGAAAAAAATCAATCAAATTCGATGTATAAAACGGTATTCGGAATCCAGTTGTCAGGTAAAATAAGAGAAGATAAGGTTAAGGCGTGTTTAGAAATTATTTTACGCAATAATCAAGCGCTTCGAGCAAGCTTTGATTTATATCAATTTTCACAACCAGTACAGCTAATTTATAAAACTATTGACTTGCCATTTTCCTATTTGAATTGTACCAAAAAAAGCAAAGAGAAATATGATCAATATATTTCAAGTTGGTGGCATAATCAAATTGATGCTAAATTTGAACTATCGAGCGCACCATTAATTAGATTTTTCTTGTGCACACTTGATGATAACACGCATTTTTTAGGAATTGCCTATCACCATGTTATATTGGATGGCTGGAGTATCGCAGTTCTTTTGTCTAGTTTATTAAAGCTTTTGAACGCTGATGATCAAGAAGTTAAAGCACAAAGTTTGTTTTCAAATATTGGTATCCCACAATATCTAATCTCAGAACATGAGGCTGAAAAAAATATCGAATATAAACAATTTTGGAAAGATTACATTGACGGTTTTGACTATAAACTAGCTCCATTTATTAAGAAGGGGGCTAGTTCTACTTCGAGGCTATTATTGACTAAATCATTGTCTTTGTCTGAAGTTTATCTAGAAAAGATTTCACAGTTAGCTGATGAGCTTTCTGTATCAATTAAAACAATATTTATTGCAGTTCACCTAAAAGTGATTTCAGTATTAATGGGTAAAAAAGATATTATTACTGGAATTACAGTTAATGGCAGATTGCCAATAGATGGCTTTGACAAATCGCTTGGGGTTTTTGTTAGTGCTATGCCTATTCGAGTTGATCATTTTAGGAATAAAACATGGAAGCAATTGATTGAAACGGTTTATGCTAATGAAGCAAAAATTAATAAATATTCTTCCTACCCTCTGCCAAATATAATTGAAGCATCGAATCACTCAAACTTGTTTGACATATTATTCAATTATCTTGATTTCTATATTGTAGAAAATGCAAATGAACTATCAAGTCTGAAAATTAAGCAGATAAGCGTTTATGACCACACTAATTACCCATTATTGGTAAATTGTGAAAAGCTGCCTAACTCCGTTAATGTAAATTTTTTATATGACCCTAATAAAATACTCAAGGATGATGTATCAAGGTTGGTTTTGTATTATCAAACTACACTTGACGATCTGTTATCGAGTGCTGATTTAGACAATGAAATTAGTGCTCATCATATTATACCGAAAATTGAATTTAACAAGATAATAAATGATTGGAACGACACCAAGAATTTTAATATTGGGAAATACTCTATTATTGATTTGTTCTCTGAACAGGTTAAGAAATCGCCGAATAGAATAGCAGTAGCTTTTGAAGAAGAAGAAATTACATATTCCCAGTTAGATGATAGATCAAATAACTTGGCTAATTTACTTTCATCGAAAGGAGTATCTGACTTATCTGTAGTTGCTGTATCCATGGATAGAGGAATCAATTTAATTATTGTAATATTAGCAATTGTTAAATTAGGCGCTTGCTATTTGCCAATAGAGAAAGCACTGCCGATTAAACGTAAGGAATTCATTTTAAAAGACAGCGAGTCAGCGTGTTTGATTATCGATGATGAAAATAATGAAATAACTGAGCTGACAGATCCATTCATCATTAATTTTAATAGAATTTCTAATTCTATTAAAGTGCAAAAAAAGACTTTTTCTAAAGTCGCCCCTGACTCGCCTGCTTATATTATTTATACTTCAGGAACCACAGGCCTCCCTAAAGGCGTTGTTCAAACTCATCGAACTATCGTCAAT
It includes:
- a CDS encoding MFS transporter codes for the protein MTEWKNDEEINSQGRWWLLFAISLMALLINIDYTAVNLALVTISRELHSSLNTIQWILAAYVLAWAAVVIPAGKMADIHGQRRFCITGLLLFIVSSIIAGLAPTTPVLIIARILQGLAAAIYIPTVYGLIISSFAQKERGLTMGLISIGVGIGMALGPTFGGGLLAWLGWRWIFYINIPIALLALLIIARTTRYHKFTRSHAKFDGIGSIILGAAVVFLVVSLSKVHYFTFSAWNLSILLLSILLILIFIFWEKGRAFPIIPLSLFKQRSYLGVIIGIFLEQYAFSALIVMLALYLQKVQGYSALEAGIIFLGVSLVFGFIAAFGGYWVDKRGVRFPAAIGFVTLSLGLLLFVLLTNKAPLSMLIFILLIIGIGMGVAFAAIRAGLVKSLDKEKIGIGSSLFLLCSLVGNTLGVIFTTIIFEVVSFSDLLGKLKKHTDLLPTQINQIRQAIGHVGETHYSFTAFSPSLQHKVLELFPTAIHHGVNVALSIAMLMAILAAITCYRLIAREV
- a CDS encoding amino acid adenylation domain-containing protein translates to MKIESYNAEIRTCYLLGSTNLLIACADYLLSHAWVIKGVVTRDRDVIQWANEKSIQLYESSRKREFSSEPVDYIFSIINDEILSQSLLEKTRCLNINYHDSLLPDYAGLNSTAWAIFNKEETHGISWHVIDDGIDTGPILIQKTVEINSVSETAESLNIKCASKAIEAFKELIHEIELSTVTAQQQDLSKRTYYPSNKAFSGFGIIDWNCKAGHIDRVCRSLNFGSYNNRLTSAKVWLKRKLYVVSEVFVTKKISTVDPGKIAEIQDECVYIATADFNVGIKTILDFRGQLICFKELINKLNLGVNDSLSAEVSLSKTLISKISKAKLDEQIFVDRFSNYSPPILPKNNRVTINNDFPLISTIHLNNISENYDILISSILTFFHKALSQSAISIDIFKCRNNSEENICFLGYTPINSDFLKTKKLADIVSSVASQITNNQKNILKDIFIRYKKTIDIGSNRIAFTDADEDDLLSEYLIVFQWRKHDKQLNIYFKSDLADIVNSVSSGIEHVLRQYNANREIFIDKVSIVNDADSERLLNEFSVSKESFRKNETIVSLFAEQVRENPEANAVVIDGNSVTYKELDQKSNQVALVLKQQGVKKASIVPAYFERSIHFIEGIIGILKLGAAYFPIDFETPTERIQAILDVVDARIIVSEKNLKQKIDHLNVSSVFVDNLLESSDQFNSLQSPSIDANDLAYVIYTSGSSGKPKGVCCKHGSVINLLESFQSLRPLKPGMSGTLWTSFGFDVSIYEIWSCLLYGLTLHILADKLRKNIKALLHYLHNNRIHSLYLPAYILDELKDFSKEHQLSLKRLLVGVEPIDNEILYEISNNISDITVINGYGPTEATVCATLYKVNNKDYKITPIGKPIQNNIAYILDEKVNPVPVGFYGELYLGGMGLAEGYWSNEDENKKRFILNPFNNKAANRLFRTGDVARWLEDGNIEFFGRRDEQLKIRGFRIEPREITAWMNNFIGINSSYICVINNILVAYFVSDVEVQEEKLKAYLKRYLPDYMIPNYFVSIKHLPMTLDGKVNRKALPDPVISYHQKRIIVSPRNDIESKLVEIWKDILNQEQISLDDEFFSLGGDSIKLIRMISLSEDNKIFFSIYDVLRLKTIRKLAKSADIKDGRNKLSVTAFSLLEADDKEKVKSLPGIEDAYPLSNTQMAMLYYAEKNQSNSMYKTVFGIQLSGKIREDKVKACLEIILRNNQALRASFDLYQFSQPVQLIYKTIDLPFSYLNCTKKSKEKYDQYISSWWHNQIDAKFELSSAPLIRFFLCTLDDNTHFLGIAYHHVILDGWSIAVLLSSLLKLLNADDQEVKAQSLFSNIGIPQYLISEHEAEKNIEYKQFWKDYIDGFDYKLAPFIKKGASSTSRLLLTKSLSLSEVYLEKISQLADELSVSIKTIFIAVHLKVISVLMGKKDIITGITVNGRLPIDGFDKSLGVFVSAMPIRVDHFRNKTWKQLIETVYANEAKINKYSSYPLPNIIEASNHSNLFDILFNYLDFYIVENANELSSLKIKQISVYDHTNYPLLVNCEKLPNSVNVNFLYDPNKILKDDVSRLVLYYQTTLDDLLSSADLDNEISAHHIIPKIEFNKIINDWNDTKNFNIGKYSIIDLFSEQVKKSPNRIAVAFEEEEITYSQLDDRSNNLANLLSSKGVSDLSVVAVSMDRGINLIIVILAIVKLGACYLPIEKALPIKRKEFILKDSESACLIIDDENNEITELTDPFIINFNRISNSIKVQKKTFSKVAPDSPAYIIYTSGTTGLPKGVVQTHRTIVNLIQATTTNENNSLNTMQYCSISFDVHVQEIFYALLNGYTLNIATEAMKKDVTLLLNFIKANNINEIFLPTKVFEIFVEIITDEVTSLTKIYIAGEKLNVSRAVKSFIKNSQKIRLVNQYGPTETHVVTESYLTENNITSSSIGKPIANTKILILNQEQEVVPIGALGEIHVAGYGVSPGYMNREDLTKERFIKNPYYSEWHQSENIYAILYKTGDLAKWDKDGILEFVGRRDFQVKVRGYRIELAEIETILSQFPKLEQCVVIYLNHKDEQLLVAYYVAKEEIPDQTIVQYLFTQLPEYMIPSVYVYLKQMPLTYNGKIDRALLPIPNLTTLNRKQYIAPRNEIEQILAGIWREILGVDKIGLNDSFFSLGAHSLKLMQSIIKIKQIFNIDVSIDAIFKFQSIKSLAAHIQSMLLSAYPTNFEIPAASANDLAPISLTQERLWVVDKNMHGDSHHYNIPMAYHLTGALNVEALAKAFHLLIDRHQSLRTYFVEDEDGSVYQKIVDYEKEGSYPFDILKLDSIEECMEVLGLESLHQFNLKKPPLFYIKLFCVSDSGEYYLFINHHHIITDGWSIQILLSEISTLYNVISTGEIDPLKNLFPLTIQYSDYARWQRECLKGRCFNQCKEYWRKQLSDMQPLLLQTKGSRPENFSYNGAQYHFQFSKDLMDKLKHFSFQNGCTLFMTLLSGFSIMLGQDADQNDIVIGTAVANRNAPYLENMIGFFANILGLRVNLQTLNYRQLLMQVKETCLAAYQHQDIPFKVLLDELGIERQKSYTPVFQVMLLLQDSIGGDTLSFNGIKTESVFSHNDTSKLDLMLGLSETESGYLGIFEYNTDLFDSDTIKQMVFRYQKILKKILKSPDDSLDSITRG
- a CDS encoding helix-turn-helix domain-containing protein, which produces MSSENNTQEFDLLTQKEAAAMIRMSEAWFERQRWEHKGIPYIKIGGRVFYDKEDLVKWVKKQKSKPENG
- a CDS encoding proline iminopeptidase-family hydrolase; this encodes MYDKSDGFIPVKGGKIYYVLYGKKNDKHAPLIIAHGGPGFSHDTLEVLAPLSTDRTLILYDQLGCGRSDRPNDKSLWQLERYTTELDDIVKYFNLNRYHVLGHSFGGSIVLEHGLTHPSSLLSITLSSALVSVKDWIADTNIRKKELPKAIQLAIEKHEAQNTTDSEEYKNAIKEFNRRFLCRLDPKPIIYQKALENFNLDIYETMWGPSEFNCTGNLSSYERGDDLAQLGVPILLLCGDQDEVRKETLQKYMKNLPSSSDMYVFQDSAHNTYLEVTDNYIAVVKQFLEKVESVLDEN